Proteins found in one Neodiprion lecontei isolate iyNeoLeco1 chromosome 6, iyNeoLeco1.1, whole genome shotgun sequence genomic segment:
- the LOC124295046 gene encoding mediator of RNA polymerase II transcription subunit 15-like, which yields MQRSPTSRTSRAERRAAGRVSSHEPAFPSVSLRLEAEVQPQPQLALLAELIQGNQDLLMRQIQQQQQHQQQQQQHQQQLQLQQQEQQNLLHELHSQQCQQQEIVSQSLIGILQGVQKLQERPQEFPIRPVLSPGRRTSLPSVPVPARRTSIHSIPDQSRSDAIYGGGEIPPVAKNFPPAHVSRQTQVSSFPQCHDVPSRDISEVVEPPVASSQPSVDIQSEFLAFLKSRGTVNVLSPQAQISFGLNQVSVPAASIVELPSKQSNLKPGSYDGSSAWSLYERQFNMISKVNGWNPSQKAANLTASLSGPALVVLGSLSDSDSENFDSICAALKLRFGEEHLSKLYFTQFENRRQGPKEDLASLGNDIERLARHSLTDVQKKLEIR from the coding sequence ATGCAACGATCTCCTACGTCGAGGACTTCACGCGCGGAGCGACGAGCTGCCGGGCGCGTTTCGTCCCATGAACCGGCGTTTCCTTCCGTTTCTCTTCGTTTGGAAGCTGAGGTTCAGCCCCAGCCCCAACTAGCTCTCTTGGCAGAGCTCATCCAGGGAAACCAAGATTTACTGATGCGACAGatacagcagcaacaacaacatcaacaacaacaacaacaacaccaacaaCAGCTACAACTGCAGCAACAAGAACAGCAGAATCTTCTGCACGAACTCCACTCGCAGCAGTGTCAACAACAAGAAATCGTGTCCCAGTCGCTGATCGGGATCCTGCAAGGTGTGCAGAAGCTTCAGGAGCGGCCGCAGGAATTCCCAATACGCCCAGTTCTGTCCCCAGGTAGAAGGACTTCTCTTCCTTCAGTCCCGGTCCCAGCAAGGAGAACTTCCATTCATTCAATTCCGGATCAATCAAGGTCTGACGCCATTTATGGGGGAGGCGAAATTCCCCCTgttgctaaaaattttccacctgcTCATGTCTCGCGACAAACTCAGGTTAGCTCTTTTCCGCAATGCCACGATGTTCCGTCACGTGATATTTCAGAAGTAGTTGAGCCTCCTGTCGCGTCGTCTCAACCTAGCGTGGATATTCAGTCAGAGTTCTTggcctttttaaaatcgcgcgGTACTGTCAATGTTCTCTCTCCGCAGGCTCAGATCTCGTTCGGACTCAATCAGGTCTCTGTACCTGCCGCGAGTATTGTAGAGTTGCCCTCGAAACAATCGAATTTGAAGCCCGGTTCGTATGACGGTTCGTCTGCTTGGAGTCTATACGAACGTCAGTTCAACATGATTAGTAAGGTTAATGGTTGGAATCCGTCCCAGAAAGCAGCTAATTTGACAGCGTCTTTGTCTGGTCCGGCCTTGGTAGTTCTTGGATCGCTTTCAGATTCGGACtctgaaaatttcgacagCATTTGTGCGGCTCTTAAACTTCGGTTTGGCGAAGAACATCTTTCCAAACTTTATTTCACTCAGTTTGAAAATAGACGTCAAGGGCCCAAGGAAGATTTAGCCTCTCTCGGAAATGACATCGAACGTCTCGCTCGACATTCTCTTACTGATGTGCAGAAAAAGCTAGAGATCAGATAG